TCAGAGAATTCACTCAAatgagaagccgtattcatgttcagaatgtggaagatGTTTCACAGAAAAATCAAAGCTTATTATACATGAGAGATTTCATACCGGAGAAAAGCTCTttacatgttcagaatgtgggaaatgttttacaagtaaatcaaattttattagtcatcagagaattcacacaggagagaagccatattcatgttctgaatgtggaggATGTTTTAGGCAGAAGGCAAGCCTATTAAAACATCAGAGAcggcacacaggagagaagccatattcatgtccagaatgtgggaaatgttttagtcggAGGTCAgtccttgttaaacatcagatgattcacacaggagagaagccatactcatgctcagaatgtgggaaatgttttagtcagagAGCAGTCCTTACTATACATCAGAGATGTCACACCGGGGAGAAACCATAtttatgctcagaatgtgggaaatgttttgcccagaaatcacatcttgttgacCATCTAACAACTCATACTGGGAagtcattttcatgtcctgaatgtgggaaatgttttcgcCAAAAATTAAGTCTTATTGGACATCTAaatattcacacaggggagaaaccatatttatgttcagaatgtggggaaTGTTTTAATCACAAACTagctcttgttaaacatcagaacaGTCATAAAGGGGAGAAGTCTTATTCATGTTcacaatgtggaaaatgttttaccagGAAATCgagtcttgttatacatgagagaattcacacaggagaaaagccgtattcatgttcagaatgtgggaaatgttttagccaGAAAGCAGTCCTTCttaaacatcagaaaattcacaccggggagaagccgtattcatgctccaaatgtgggaaatgttttagacaGAAATCAAGTCTTATTGACCATCTGAAAAGTCACTCtgaggagaagccattttcatgttctgaatgtgggaaatgtttccgACAGAAATTAGGTCTTCTGGGGCATTTAAATAGTCACACAGGgaagaaaccatattcatgttctcaatgtgggaaatgttttacacagaagtCTGGTCTTGTAATACATGGGAGAATTCACactggggagaa
This sequence is a window from Bufo gargarizans isolate SCDJY-AF-19 chromosome 5, ASM1485885v1, whole genome shotgun sequence. Protein-coding genes within it:
- the LOC122937848 gene encoding oocyte zinc finger protein XlCOF7.1-like isoform X1, giving the protein MHEKIHTAKRRYSCSDCGKTFTRKRTLVGHQRIHTGEKPFSCLECGQKFMLKNYLERHQRIHSNEKPYSCSECGRCFTEKSKLIIHERFHTGEKLFTCSECGKCFTSKSNFISHQRIHTGEKPYSCSECGGCFRQKASLLKHQRRHTGEKPYSCPECGKCFSRRSVLVKHQMIHTGEKPYSCSECGKCFSQRAVLTIHQRCHTGEKPYLCSECGKCFAQKSHLVDHLTTHTGKSFSCPECGKCFRQKLSLIGHLNIHTGEKPYLCSECGECFNHKLALVKHQNSHKGEKSYSCSQCGKCFTRKSSLVIHERIHTGEKPYSCSECGKCFSQKAVLLKHQKIHTGEKPYSCSKCGKCFRQKSSLIDHLKSHSEEKPFSCSECGKCFRQKLGLLGHLNSHTGKKPYSCSQCGKCFTQKSGLVIHGRIHTGEKPYSCSECGKCFGYKSSLVDHLKTHLEEKPFSCPECGKYFTHKSGLVLHERIHTGEKPYSCVECGKCFRYKSSLADHLKMHSADNSFSCRECGKCFGRKMNLVIHERIHTGEKPYSCSECGKCFTQRAILDKHQKTHSRERPYSCSECGKCFKHKSDLVIHQRTHTGEKPYSCSECGKCFS